Proteins co-encoded in one Gracilimonas sp. genomic window:
- a CDS encoding dicarboxylate/amino acid:cation symporter, with translation MKWYKKLHWQIIIGLILGLLWGLLASVTGLNEFTSDYIKPFGTIFIAMLKLIAMPLVLVSLVVGVTSLNDTTKLSRMGFKTVSIYAVTTVFAITIGLVAVNVIQPGKTLPAETTATLQESYSESVDDRSATAELVQNRGPLDFIVDIVPENFFAAASNNSSMLQVVFVAILLGIGIIQIGGKKAQTLVDVFDAFNDVIIRIVELIMLTAPYGVFALMASLIIDLAGDDLSQAMELLYALGWYCLTVIIALILHVFIVYASLFKVMSDMKLSTFFRAIQPAMLLGFSTSSSSATLPVTMERVEKNLGVEDEVASFVLPIGATVNMDGTSLYQAVAAVFIAQALGMDLTIAQQLMIVLTATAASIGAAGVPGAGIVMLVIVLEAIQVPTAGIALILGVDRILDMCRTTVNITGDAAVAVAVASSEGRLGAPNLDD, from the coding sequence ATGAAATGGTATAAAAAACTACACTGGCAAATTATAATTGGATTGATTTTAGGTCTCCTTTGGGGGCTGCTGGCCAGTGTCACCGGGTTAAATGAATTTACTTCTGACTACATCAAACCCTTTGGCACCATTTTCATAGCCATGCTGAAGCTGATCGCGATGCCACTGGTGCTGGTATCACTTGTGGTAGGGGTTACCAGTTTAAATGATACCACCAAGCTGTCGAGGATGGGTTTCAAAACAGTGTCGATTTATGCCGTAACAACTGTTTTTGCGATCACTATAGGTTTAGTAGCGGTGAATGTGATTCAACCCGGAAAAACCCTCCCGGCCGAAACAACAGCCACCCTGCAGGAAAGCTACAGCGAGTCAGTTGACGATCGAAGCGCCACGGCAGAACTGGTGCAGAATCGCGGTCCGCTCGACTTTATTGTAGATATCGTACCCGAAAACTTCTTTGCTGCTGCATCCAATAACTCAAGTATGTTGCAGGTGGTATTTGTAGCTATTCTACTTGGAATTGGGATTATCCAGATTGGAGGTAAAAAAGCCCAGACGCTGGTGGATGTATTCGATGCCTTTAATGATGTAATTATTCGGATTGTGGAGCTCATCATGCTTACCGCTCCCTATGGGGTTTTTGCGTTGATGGCCTCCTTGATCATAGATCTCGCCGGGGATGACCTCTCTCAGGCTATGGAATTATTATACGCATTGGGGTGGTATTGCCTGACGGTAATCATAGCCCTTATTCTTCACGTTTTTATAGTTTATGCCAGCCTGTTCAAAGTGATGAGCGACATGAAGCTTTCGACCTTTTTCAGGGCCATACAACCTGCTATGCTGCTCGGTTTTAGTACCAGCTCCAGTTCAGCTACGCTTCCGGTTACCATGGAGCGTGTGGAAAAAAACCTGGGTGTTGAAGACGAAGTTGCCAGTTTTGTGCTTCCCATCGGAGCAACCGTGAATATGGATGGAACGAGTTTATACCAGGCAGTAGCGGCCGTATTTATTGCCCAGGCATTAGGGATGGATTTAACCATTGCTCAGCAATTGATGATTGTGTTAACGGCAACGGCAGCTTCCATTGGTGCTGCCGGTGTTCCCGGAGCCGGTATTGTGATGCTGGTTATTGTACTGGAAGCCATTCAGGTGCCCACAGCGGGAATAGCGCTCATCCTTGGGGTAGATCGCATTCTGGATATGTGCCGAACCACAGTCAATATCACGGGAGATGCTGCGGTGGCAGTGGCAGTGGCATCCTCAGAAGGGCGGTTAGGGGCTCCTAATCTGGATGATTAG
- a CDS encoding DUF3098 domain-containing protein, whose protein sequence is MAKRGRKQADHQPMFFSAYNYKLIGIAIFLIVAGFTAMYLENEVDGFISLFISPIVIMAGYILVIFAIMKHDRDEEPEAASS, encoded by the coding sequence ATGGCAAAACGAGGACGTAAACAGGCGGATCATCAACCGATGTTTTTTTCCGCATATAACTACAAACTCATCGGGATAGCAATTTTCCTGATTGTAGCGGGTTTTACGGCCATGTACCTTGAAAATGAAGTGGACGGCTTTATTTCTCTTTTTATCTCTCCGATTGTGATTATGGCCGGCTATATCCTGGTTATATTTGCTATTATGAAGCACGACCGGGATGAAGAACCTGAAGCAGCATCCAGCTAA
- a CDS encoding Maf family protein, whose amino-acid sequence MTRIVLASQSPRRKKLLQQIGLAFEISPSDVEEISSHTEPGPMVEDLAALKAIDVASKFSDSFIIGSDTIVVHNGEVLGKPADADEAFAFLSRLSGTHHFVYTGVAFVKTDKNGIIQAKHTFYEQTKVTFSTLGEQEIKAYIKSGNPMDKAGSYGIQDDLGALFVEKIDGDYYNVVGFPLNRFYREIKSFFPEFDIMSS is encoded by the coding sequence ATGACTCGAATTGTTCTGGCTTCTCAGAGCCCCCGAAGAAAGAAATTATTACAACAGATTGGCCTGGCTTTTGAGATTTCCCCCAGTGATGTAGAAGAAATCAGCTCGCACACAGAGCCCGGGCCAATGGTGGAAGACCTTGCCGCTTTGAAAGCCATCGATGTTGCCTCCAAATTCAGCGATAGCTTCATCATCGGTTCTGATACCATCGTGGTGCATAATGGAGAAGTGTTGGGTAAACCGGCAGACGCTGACGAGGCTTTTGCCTTTTTGAGCCGGTTAAGTGGAACCCATCATTTTGTTTATACGGGAGTCGCATTTGTTAAAACTGATAAAAATGGCATCATTCAAGCCAAACACACCTTTTATGAACAAACAAAAGTTACCTTCAGCACGTTAGGTGAACAGGAAATTAAAGCGTATATAAAAAGCGGTAACCCCATGGATAAAGCCGGTTCTTATGGAATTCAGGATGACTTGGGCGCCTTGTTTGTAGAAAAAATTGATGGGGACTACTATAATGTAGTCGGGTTTCCTCTGAACCGTTTTTACAGGGAGATAAAATCTTTCTTCCCGGAATTTGATATCATGAGTTCATGA
- a CDS encoding acyl-ACP thioesterase domain-containing protein, with product MTDNITKHSETFTIRASEVGSGGQITLPALCSLFQEVAGNHAHKLNFDITQLQEKDLTWVLHRMDIKIERYPNWREKITIETWPAAGDALRAYRDYRILDEEGTQIGACLSYWMMINLKTRKPTRMPQDVLDLRLSELEHVMPVKSDRLNSFEDADVTKKFVVRNSDLDMNEHVNNARFVEWLMETYDDDKAYLIKNMDIMFMRESRSGDMITSERKNEEHQNYRHQLTNQDGDVLALAACS from the coding sequence ATGACTGATAACATCACCAAGCATAGCGAAACCTTTACCATCCGGGCCAGTGAAGTTGGCTCCGGGGGGCAAATTACCCTTCCGGCCCTTTGCTCTCTCTTTCAGGAAGTAGCCGGGAATCACGCCCACAAACTCAATTTTGATATCACTCAGCTTCAGGAGAAAGACCTCACCTGGGTGCTTCATCGTATGGACATCAAGATTGAGCGTTATCCAAACTGGAGGGAAAAAATCACTATCGAAACCTGGCCGGCCGCCGGCGATGCTTTACGAGCCTATCGGGATTACCGCATTTTGGATGAAGAAGGCACCCAAATCGGGGCTTGCCTCAGCTATTGGATGATGATCAATTTAAAGACCCGTAAGCCTACCCGCATGCCGCAAGACGTTCTGGACCTTCGGTTATCAGAATTGGAACATGTGATGCCGGTAAAATCCGATCGCTTGAATTCCTTTGAGGATGCGGATGTAACTAAAAAGTTTGTAGTCCGAAATTCAGACCTGGATATGAACGAGCACGTAAACAATGCCCGCTTTGTGGAGTGGCTGATGGAGACTTACGATGATGACAAAGCCTACCTGATCAAAAACATGGATATCATGTTCATGCGGGAAAGCCGCTCTGGTGATATGATCACTTCCGAACGAAAAAACGAAGAGCATCAAAACTACCGCCATCAGCTTACAAACCAGGATGGGGATGTACTGGCCTTAGCTGCCTGCAGCTGA
- a CDS encoding lamin tail domain-containing protein, whose amino-acid sequence MAQKLLSGKHLKALHIALFLLVAALGFKATAQSVLLPGDVVIVSANADTHSIDFIPLIDIEEGTVLYFSNGKWDKEAQTLSGNELKVTFKSPIQAGTNIHLNDFNDDRLDIEGEMSFEGGTYRLFAYQREEVYRFIFAIGWGKGGVWNTLEKETLGSDIPESLQESDHTYLTLGDASNYQYYIRNGASGTRNLLLQYVGNESHWRGSESKPFPIFGTSFNLLAPPVVLFDQSVSTVQESDSVAILNVAIYEHDGSRLSVDVKFDTLRSITSPDDYTDFETTTLNFTGLIGDGVYEVRVPITDDSDYEGRETGIFTLQNLTKGNYGDFLTHSKIILDNEKPEVLISQVANTPEGADFVELQNMEDGVVSLNGWSLSSKDQKYTFAEDAVLFPQQTIRIKHKASAAEVDSLETTIYTNLDRPLLNRRGGQLVLKDFSGEKIHEFKYSELKRQSESNSGRDDLVSGNVINNSNPQVNDGNLLGLKASVQQMAQPGLKVITQTDGIRDVFPEARLKGWNESEQQFVEVASESASMSDFGILIGHFEGEEAQKLAEWKKKTSQKKQNRSTLSFSVSATDHDQNEALNGTEGLNLVYNNLDSPVSVQRILELAEEKYPEIAIKQLIYGVKQNATGDLDFVPLQDEDQIPAQAPFWIILENIQPEIEINFDLQEISQPAAAADTEELTDGEITTISLKLNSQAQSEKVTVHFADNGTTESVKDLNSYPELFLGNHTFLDMAFSGGEEYFSEIILSSKIEQALSLPLQFSTSGSGKLTLSISEWEAIPADWEIKLEDKAAQKEYVLREDFSMTFDHSVLAEEANRNREASLSDYAKKDRFVIHIQPPGQIAEGDEEDDTLPREVELHQNFPNPFNPATIISFYLPESEEVRLSIFNIVGQPVAVIAEGTMSAGEHQFEWDATDKPSGMYIYQLEVGKSVMTRKMTLVK is encoded by the coding sequence ATGGCTCAAAAGTTACTATCCGGTAAACATTTAAAAGCACTACATATCGCCCTCTTCTTGCTGGTTGCCGCCTTGGGTTTCAAGGCAACAGCCCAGTCTGTATTGCTTCCGGGCGATGTAGTTATTGTATCTGCAAATGCGGATACTCATTCCATCGATTTTATACCGCTTATCGATATTGAGGAAGGTACGGTGCTGTATTTCTCAAATGGGAAGTGGGATAAGGAAGCTCAAACTTTATCCGGGAATGAGCTTAAGGTAACATTCAAGAGCCCGATTCAGGCCGGCACAAATATTCACCTAAATGACTTTAATGATGACCGGCTGGATATTGAAGGTGAGATGAGTTTTGAAGGCGGAACGTACCGTCTTTTTGCCTATCAGAGAGAAGAAGTATATCGGTTTATTTTTGCTATAGGCTGGGGGAAAGGGGGTGTATGGAATACCTTAGAGAAAGAAACACTGGGGTCAGACATCCCGGAAAGTTTGCAAGAAAGCGATCACACCTACCTGACACTGGGTGATGCCTCGAACTATCAGTATTACATCAGAAACGGAGCCAGCGGAACCCGGAATTTGTTGCTCCAGTATGTGGGAAATGAAAGCCATTGGCGTGGAAGTGAAAGCAAGCCTTTCCCAATTTTTGGAACCTCTTTTAATTTACTCGCCCCGCCGGTCGTTCTTTTTGATCAAAGTGTTTCTACTGTTCAGGAATCAGATTCGGTAGCTATTTTGAATGTCGCTATTTATGAACATGATGGCTCCAGGCTTTCCGTTGATGTTAAGTTTGACACCCTTCGAAGTATCACATCTCCTGATGATTACACCGACTTTGAAACCACAACCCTCAATTTTACCGGATTGATTGGGGATGGTGTATATGAAGTAAGGGTTCCGATTACAGATGACAGTGACTATGAAGGAAGAGAAACCGGTATTTTTACCCTGCAGAATTTAACAAAAGGAAATTACGGAGACTTCCTCACGCACAGCAAAATCATTCTGGACAATGAAAAGCCGGAGGTGTTAATATCTCAGGTTGCAAATACCCCTGAAGGAGCTGATTTTGTGGAACTCCAGAACATGGAAGATGGCGTTGTCTCATTAAATGGCTGGAGCCTTTCCTCTAAAGACCAAAAATATACATTTGCTGAAGATGCTGTTTTATTTCCTCAGCAAACCATTCGTATTAAGCATAAAGCTTCAGCGGCTGAAGTAGATTCATTAGAGACTACTATTTACACAAATCTTGATAGGCCTTTGCTCAATAGAAGAGGCGGACAATTGGTGTTGAAAGATTTCAGCGGAGAGAAAATTCATGAGTTCAAGTACTCAGAACTGAAAAGGCAAAGTGAAAGCAATTCAGGGAGGGATGACTTGGTTTCAGGTAATGTTATAAATAATAGCAATCCACAAGTTAATGATGGTAATCTGCTTGGGCTGAAGGCTTCTGTACAGCAAATGGCACAACCGGGGTTGAAAGTAATCACCCAGACTGATGGAATTAGAGATGTATTCCCGGAAGCACGATTAAAAGGCTGGAATGAGAGCGAACAACAATTTGTGGAAGTAGCTTCAGAGTCGGCTTCGATGTCTGATTTTGGAATTCTGATTGGGCACTTCGAGGGAGAAGAAGCACAGAAATTAGCCGAGTGGAAAAAGAAAACTTCACAAAAAAAGCAGAATAGAAGCACACTCTCATTTAGTGTTTCAGCTACTGATCATGACCAAAATGAAGCCTTAAACGGAACGGAAGGTTTGAATCTGGTTTACAATAATTTGGACAGTCCCGTCAGCGTACAACGAATTCTTGAGCTGGCTGAAGAGAAATATCCCGAAATTGCCATAAAACAACTTATCTACGGAGTGAAGCAAAATGCTACGGGAGACTTGGACTTTGTACCACTGCAAGATGAAGATCAAATTCCGGCTCAGGCTCCCTTTTGGATCATACTGGAAAATATCCAACCTGAAATAGAAATAAATTTCGATCTGCAGGAAATCAGCCAGCCGGCAGCTGCTGCAGATACAGAGGAACTGACGGATGGAGAAATAACGACGATATCCCTTAAGCTTAATTCACAGGCTCAGAGCGAAAAGGTGACCGTTCACTTTGCAGATAACGGCACAACGGAAAGCGTAAAAGACCTTAATTCGTACCCGGAGTTGTTCCTTGGCAACCACACTTTTCTGGATATGGCATTTTCCGGCGGGGAGGAATATTTCAGTGAGATTATACTATCCTCGAAAATAGAACAGGCGCTCTCATTGCCGTTGCAATTCAGTACTTCCGGTTCCGGTAAGTTGACTCTTTCTATAAGTGAGTGGGAGGCTATTCCTGCTGATTGGGAAATTAAGCTGGAAGATAAAGCAGCACAGAAAGAGTATGTTCTGAGAGAAGATTTCAGCATGACTTTCGACCACTCGGTGTTAGCTGAGGAAGCCAATCGGAACCGGGAAGCTTCGTTATCAGATTATGCGAAAAAAGACCGCTTTGTGATTCACATACAACCTCCCGGGCAAATTGCAGAAGGTGATGAGGAAGACGATACTTTGCCGCGGGAAGTAGAGCTTCACCAAAATTTCCCCAACCCATTTAACCCGGCCACTATTATTTCATTTTATCTGCCGGAATCAGAAGAAGTTCGTCTCTCTATTTTTAATATTGTAGGCCAGCCGGTTGCGGTGATTGCAGAAGGAACCATGTCGGCCGGAGAGCATCAGTTTGAATGGGATGCCACAGACAAACCCAGCGGGATGTACATCTATCAGCTGGAAGTTGGAAAGAGTGTTATGACCCGAAAAATGACATTAGTAAAATAG
- a CDS encoding aldo/keto reductase, which translates to MQFKTIQGVEVPEVGLGTHRLIGREGENTIKLALNLGYRHIDTAQSYKNEREVGEAIKRSHVDREEIFLTTKVWHTHLEKDDVLKIAENSLRELDTPYVDLLLVHWPNPEVNIEKTMEAFLSLRDQGKALNIGVANFPLKLLKEVNEELGAPIFCNQVEYHPFLSQFDLLDYTAEQDILFTAYSPLAQAKVMENPLLQKLGEKYGKSPAQIALRWLIEQEQVVAIPKASSEEHLKENIDVFDFVLEDDDFYAIDDIQKDTRLIDPDFAPEWDK; encoded by the coding sequence ATGCAGTTTAAAACAATTCAAGGGGTGGAAGTGCCCGAAGTAGGGTTAGGAACACACCGATTAATTGGCAGAGAAGGCGAAAACACAATAAAGCTGGCACTGAATCTTGGCTATCGCCACATCGACACTGCCCAAAGCTATAAAAACGAAAGAGAAGTCGGGGAGGCCATCAAGAGATCACATGTTGATCGGGAAGAGATATTTCTTACCACCAAAGTTTGGCATACCCATCTTGAGAAAGACGACGTTTTAAAGATTGCAGAAAACTCACTTCGGGAATTGGACACTCCTTATGTGGATTTGTTGCTGGTGCACTGGCCCAACCCGGAAGTAAACATCGAAAAAACGATGGAGGCTTTTCTGTCACTGCGCGACCAGGGTAAAGCGCTGAACATTGGCGTTGCCAACTTTCCGCTGAAGTTATTGAAGGAAGTGAATGAAGAGCTTGGTGCCCCCATCTTTTGCAATCAGGTTGAATACCATCCCTTCCTGAGCCAGTTTGATTTACTGGACTATACCGCCGAGCAGGATATCCTTTTTACCGCATATTCCCCGCTTGCACAGGCAAAAGTGATGGAGAATCCATTGCTTCAAAAGCTTGGTGAAAAATACGGAAAATCACCGGCACAAATTGCCCTGCGCTGGTTGATAGAACAAGAGCAGGTGGTTGCAATCCCGAAGGCTTCATCGGAAGAACACCTGAAAGAGAACATCGATGTGTTTGATTTTGTGCTGGAAGACGACGACTTCTATGCCATCGATGATATCCAGAAAGATACCCGGTTAATCGATCCCGACTTTGCCCCTGAATGGGATAAATAG
- a CDS encoding efflux RND transporter permease subunit produces the protein MHITDLSIRRPVTTLMVFVSLLVVGLIATRLVPLEFMPNITFPGAFVQLPYPNSTPTEVNENIARPIEEVLATISGVERINSNSGEDNAGVIVIFKQGNEIDLKAIEIKEKIESIRNQLPDDFEYYTINKFQDGDAPTLQLRISSNRDLSDAYELLNRNLKQRIERIPGVGQVTLYGVEKKEIRIELDPDRLTQYNINLNRLSSTLRQANFSISAGKITDSGLRYMVRPVGNLNGVEDIENLIVADNNIRVKDIATVKYTSPERNYARHLDRKYAIGLDITKESTANTVQVVDEVLAEIDKVNELPEMQGIEIYEMFNQADGILSSLRELFNSGMIGALLSVIVLYIFLRQMSTTLIVATAVPFSLIVTLGFFYFLDISLNILSMMGLMLAIGMLVDNAVVVTENIHRYQRKGNDARKSAILGAKEVSIAVTAGTLTSIIVFLPNVVNESFISQHMYYIGMAIIIALLASLVISLTVIPLLASKIHPPEKSKKKTVIDKLSIKYSALLGWLLERRKISVLFIVLLFLSGGVPIAFMNVDMFPRIEERQLRLQYNLNASYTLDRVKESVDRIEEYLYENQDKFEIESVYTYYQPEYAQSTINLIDEDDAKKAVTQIKEEIQKDLPKIALGQPAFEFISRNSAEQVRVFVQGESMDVLEELAEQVEWRLGQIEGFADVRSEAETGSDEIRLTVNHDRARNFGLTSSAVASMVSGAMRGQTIQRIRGEDSEIDVVLAFQDVNRQTIDDLKNLPISINDDQSVKLATLADFEERPGAGRIFRENRRTSLGISINLDDITSDEARGKISQVMDQIIYPAGYGWSYGRSFGNDMDAMNTMLFNISIAFFLIYLIMASLFESLIYPTSVLSCIFYGMIGIFWFFFITGTTFDLMAFIGILILMGIVVNNGIVLIDHINHLRSEGLSRREAVIQGGRDRMRPILMTAATTVLGLVPLCFGTTQIGGDGPPYFPMARAIVGGLTFSTVVTLLVLPSIYVILDDIKIWSNRILHAAK, from the coding sequence ATGCATATTACCGATTTATCCATACGTCGCCCGGTAACCACACTCATGGTTTTTGTCAGCCTGTTGGTTGTAGGGTTAATTGCCACTCGGCTGGTACCGCTCGAGTTTATGCCGAACATCACTTTTCCCGGGGCTTTTGTGCAGCTTCCATACCCCAATTCTACACCTACCGAGGTAAATGAAAATATAGCCCGGCCTATTGAAGAAGTGCTGGCTACCATCAGCGGGGTAGAACGTATTAACTCCAATTCGGGAGAGGATAATGCCGGGGTAATCGTCATTTTTAAGCAGGGAAATGAAATTGATCTCAAAGCCATCGAGATTAAGGAAAAGATCGAAAGCATCCGAAATCAGCTACCTGATGATTTTGAATACTATACCATCAATAAATTCCAGGATGGAGATGCCCCTACCCTTCAGCTGCGTATTTCCAGTAACCGGGATCTGTCAGATGCTTATGAGTTGTTGAACCGCAACCTGAAGCAGCGCATCGAACGCATTCCCGGAGTTGGACAGGTTACCCTGTATGGCGTAGAGAAAAAGGAAATACGTATTGAACTTGACCCGGACCGGCTCACCCAGTACAATATTAACTTGAACAGGCTGAGCAGTACCCTAAGACAAGCGAATTTTTCAATTTCAGCAGGTAAAATTACTGATTCCGGTCTGCGATACATGGTTCGTCCGGTTGGCAACCTGAATGGCGTTGAGGATATCGAAAATCTCATTGTGGCCGATAATAACATCCGCGTAAAGGATATTGCCACCGTTAAATATACTTCCCCCGAACGAAATTATGCCCGTCACCTCGATCGCAAATACGCAATCGGGTTGGATATCACCAAGGAATCTACCGCCAATACCGTTCAGGTAGTTGATGAAGTTTTAGCCGAAATTGACAAGGTAAATGAGCTTCCTGAAATGCAGGGCATAGAGATTTATGAGATGTTTAACCAGGCCGACGGAATCCTGAGTTCGCTTCGGGAGCTTTTTAATTCCGGAATGATCGGTGCACTGCTCTCGGTAATTGTACTGTATATTTTCCTTCGACAAATGAGCACCACCCTCATCGTTGCCACAGCCGTCCCCTTTTCACTCATTGTAACGCTTGGCTTTTTCTACTTCCTCGACATTTCGCTGAATATCCTTTCCATGATGGGACTGATGCTCGCTATTGGTATGCTTGTGGACAACGCCGTAGTAGTAACCGAGAACATACACCGGTATCAACGCAAAGGAAATGACGCTCGTAAATCAGCTATTCTAGGAGCCAAAGAAGTTTCCATAGCCGTTACGGCTGGTACGCTGACCTCCATCATCGTTTTCCTGCCAAACGTAGTGAATGAGAGCTTTATCTCACAGCATATGTATTACATAGGTATGGCGATTATCATTGCTCTGCTGGCTTCGCTGGTTATTTCGCTTACAGTGATACCCCTGCTCGCCTCCAAGATTCATCCGCCTGAAAAATCAAAGAAAAAAACAGTTATTGATAAACTTTCCATAAAATACTCCGCCTTGCTTGGATGGTTATTGGAACGTCGTAAAATCTCAGTGCTTTTTATTGTTTTGCTGTTTTTGAGTGGCGGCGTCCCTATTGCATTTATGAACGTGGATATGTTTCCAAGGATTGAAGAACGGCAGCTACGCCTTCAATATAATCTGAATGCCAGTTATACCCTGGATCGAGTAAAAGAATCGGTAGATCGGATTGAAGAATACCTTTACGAAAACCAGGATAAATTCGAAATAGAGTCTGTTTACACCTACTACCAGCCCGAATACGCCCAATCTACAATCAACCTTATTGACGAGGACGATGCCAAAAAGGCGGTGACGCAGATTAAGGAAGAAATCCAAAAAGACCTGCCCAAAATTGCACTCGGTCAGCCGGCTTTTGAGTTTATCAGCCGTAACAGTGCCGAACAGGTTCGGGTTTTTGTACAGGGCGAATCGATGGACGTACTTGAAGAGTTGGCCGAACAGGTGGAATGGCGACTTGGTCAAATTGAAGGCTTTGCCGATGTTCGTTCTGAAGCGGAGACCGGAAGTGATGAAATCCGCCTCACCGTAAATCATGACCGCGCCCGTAATTTCGGGCTTACCTCATCGGCGGTTGCCAGCATGGTATCCGGAGCTATGCGCGGACAAACCATACAGCGTATTCGCGGTGAAGACAGTGAAATCGATGTGGTCCTTGCCTTTCAGGATGTAAACCGGCAAACCATCGATGATCTTAAAAACCTGCCGATTTCTATTAATGACGATCAATCAGTGAAGCTTGCCACCCTTGCCGACTTTGAAGAGCGACCCGGCGCCGGACGCATTTTCCGTGAAAACCGCCGCACTTCCCTGGGGATTTCCATCAACCTCGATGATATTACATCGGATGAAGCGCGCGGAAAAATATCGCAGGTGATGGATCAAATTATATATCCCGCCGGCTACGGATGGAGCTACGGACGAAGCTTTGGAAATGATATGGATGCGATGAACACCATGCTTTTTAATATCTCCATAGCTTTTTTCCTGATTTATCTGATCATGGCCTCCCTGTTTGAATCGCTTATTTATCCCACCAGCGTGCTCTCCTGCATTTTTTACGGTATGATCGGAATCTTTTGGTTCTTCTTTATCACAGGAACCACTTTTGACCTGATGGCCTTCATCGGAATTCTTATCCTGATGGGAATTGTAGTGAATAACGGGATCGTGCTGATTGATCATATTAACCATCTGCGCAGTGAGGGTTTATCGCGAAGGGAAGCCGTTATACAAGGCGGACGAGACCGCATGCGCCCTATCCTGATGACGGCAGCTACCACTGTGCTTGGTTTGGTTCCCCTTTGTTTCGGAACCACACAGATTGGCGGCGACGGCCCTCCCTACTTCCCGATGGCACGTGCCATTGTAGGCGGACTTACCTTTTCTACAGTAGTAACCCTCTTGGTACTGCCCTCCATTTATGTGATCCTGGATGACATCAAGATCTGGAGCAACCGAATATTGCATGCGGCTAAGTAA
- a CDS encoding DUF92 domain-containing protein: MLDRWVNIFFSLALVFVFILFGDSQQHNQILLGLFLAALLSITAFILNWLTIDGASSATIFGGFAYGLGGLAGAAVVLAFFISGSVLSKDLISREGFLEKKFRRNGKQVWSNGFWFVLWILIWFLTDVDAFLIGAVTSIATAASDTWATEIGENRLKGKTRLITTGEKVQPGTDGGISFYGTVAALTGAAFIAAVFWFFAINTMLSTILIIAITGFFGSLIDSYIGARFQNAAYSLPGLSLIGLENMYVSNNFVNWISAGLASVISLILILIIGV, from the coding sequence GTGCTCGATCGCTGGGTAAATATCTTCTTTTCGTTAGCACTGGTTTTTGTATTCATCCTGTTTGGTGACTCTCAACAACACAACCAGATTCTTTTAGGGCTTTTTCTCGCCGCTTTGTTATCCATCACCGCTTTCATTTTGAACTGGTTAACGATTGACGGTGCTTCTTCAGCAACCATATTTGGTGGATTTGCTTATGGTTTAGGCGGACTTGCCGGGGCTGCCGTAGTGCTGGCCTTCTTTATATCGGGATCGGTGCTTTCCAAAGATTTAATATCCCGCGAAGGTTTCCTGGAAAAGAAATTCCGGCGTAATGGTAAACAGGTTTGGTCGAACGGGTTTTGGTTTGTCCTCTGGATTTTAATTTGGTTCTTGACCGATGTAGATGCTTTTCTGATTGGCGCCGTAACATCCATTGCAACCGCTGCTTCCGATACCTGGGCTACAGAAATTGGAGAAAACCGGCTAAAGGGTAAAACCCGGCTTATTACTACCGGAGAAAAAGTTCAGCCCGGAACCGACGGCGGCATTAGCTTTTATGGAACCGTTGCTGCACTTACCGGCGCAGCTTTTATAGCGGCTGTGTTCTGGTTTTTTGCTATTAACACCATGCTTTCAACCATTTTGATAATTGCGATCACCGGATTTTTTGGTTCCCTCATCGATTCTTACATTGGCGCCCGGTTTCAGAATGCGGCGTACAGCCTTCCCGGACTTTCATTAATTGGTTTGGAGAATATGTATGTTAGCAACAATTTCGTGAATTGGATTTCTGCAGGCCTGGCTTCAGTAATCAGTTTGATATTAATCTTAATCATTGGCGTATGA